ATATAAACATTTGTTAAATGATATGAAGCAAAAGCTTAAAAAAACGAATCCCAAAACTGCTGATTCTTTTTTCAATGAGGCAAAATCCTGGAAAAAAGAATTCCAAGTCCTGCGATCCATTGCTCTCGAGAGCAATTTCCAAGAAGAAATCAAATGGGGGCAACCATGTTATACATTCAATGGCCAAAATGTATTTTTATTACATGGATTCAAAGAATACTGTGCCATTCTATTTTTTAAGGGAGCTTTGCTAAGTGATCCTAAAAACATTCTCATCCAACAAACTAAAAACGTACAGTCCGCTAGACAAATCCGATTCCAATCCACTTCAGAAATTACAAAATTAAAATCCACGATCAAAGCCTTTATTAAAGAAGCGATCCAAGTGGAAAAGATTGGGAAAAAAGTTATCATGAAGAAAACTTCTGAGTTTGAAATCCCAGAAGAGTTTTTACGAAAACTGGAACAAAATCCAAAATTACAGACCGC
This Leptospira biflexa serovar Patoc strain 'Patoc 1 (Paris)' DNA region includes the following protein-coding sequences:
- a CDS encoding YdeI/OmpD-associated family protein; amino-acid sequence: MKQKLKKTNPKTADSFFNEAKSWKKEFQVLRSIALESNFQEEIKWGQPCYTFNGQNVFLLHGFKEYCAILFFKGALLSDPKNILIQQTKNVQSARQIRFQSTSEITKLKSTIKAFIKEAIQVEKIGKKVIMKKTSEFEIPEEFLRKLEQNPKLQTAFSELTPGRQRGYLLYFSSAKRKETREERITKQIPNILIGKGLND